In Rubrivirga marina, the following are encoded in one genomic region:
- a CDS encoding endonuclease, which yields MARLLRTLVVLVLLAPLAATAQTAGDLAVVGYRADDPDEFAAVALAPVPGGAEVAFTDNGWRAAGSFRANEGVHRYTVPAAGLAPGTVLTFADVAGPAFSTSGDQLLVYTGPDDAPAFVYGLNVEGPAEWQADATSANTSALPAGLANGSTAVAVDEFDNVAYDGPTTGTRAELLAAIGDPANWVGSDDDRPPFPDDFVVTGAGGNLPPAFTAALADGDVVADVPFAFDYDAADADGDPFTFALAAGPAGASVDAASGVLTWTPTQSQAGPSYDVTVTVSDGEAAATTTATLTVLAEPPDRAPVFSDPTYGVLVGQGEAVAVDYDAEDPEGAPVTYALVSGPDGAAVDASTGVVTWTAPSAVGVYPLVVTATDGALTSRVDLFVGVQGEVAPGLRLGPLRAAVRAAYTGTTLGYDRGRDSLYAGVSAFPDGVVRGVYTGFAVALPGGVDPSAYLANAGINAEHTWPQSMGASSEPQRSDMHILYPAKSNVNGSRGNSPYGEVPDAQTQTWYRGAESQTTIPTDAIDEWSERGPVYFEPRESVKGDIARAVLYFATVYEPAADASFLEDQLETLIAWDAADPASPEEAVRSGLVARYQGNVNPFVLDPTLAGRAFDPKDTAAEDAPGRALAVSVRPNPTATSATIALDLAEASAVRAEAFDALGRRVAVAYDAPFAAGRHAVALDASGLPAGIYVVRVVAGDEVVPVPLTVVR from the coding sequence ATGGCCCGACTCCTCCGCACGCTCGTCGTCCTCGTCCTCCTCGCCCCGCTGGCGGCGACGGCCCAGACGGCCGGCGACCTCGCCGTCGTCGGGTACCGGGCCGACGACCCCGACGAGTTCGCCGCCGTCGCGCTCGCCCCCGTCCCCGGCGGCGCCGAGGTCGCGTTCACCGACAACGGGTGGCGGGCCGCCGGCTCGTTCCGCGCCAACGAGGGCGTCCACCGCTACACGGTCCCCGCGGCCGGGCTCGCCCCCGGGACCGTCCTCACGTTCGCCGACGTGGCCGGACCGGCGTTCTCGACGTCCGGCGACCAGCTCCTCGTCTACACCGGGCCCGACGACGCCCCCGCGTTCGTCTACGGGCTCAACGTCGAGGGACCGGCCGAGTGGCAGGCCGACGCGACGAGCGCGAACACGTCGGCCCTCCCCGCGGGCCTCGCGAACGGCTCGACCGCCGTCGCCGTCGACGAGTTCGACAACGTGGCCTACGACGGGCCCACGACGGGGACCCGGGCCGAGCTCCTCGCCGCGATCGGGGACCCGGCGAACTGGGTCGGGTCCGACGACGACCGGCCCCCCTTCCCCGACGACTTCGTCGTGACCGGGGCCGGGGGGAACCTCCCGCCCGCGTTCACGGCCGCCCTCGCCGACGGCGACGTCGTCGCCGACGTCCCGTTCGCGTTCGACTACGACGCGGCCGACGCCGACGGGGACCCCTTCACGTTCGCGCTCGCCGCGGGCCCCGCCGGCGCCTCGGTCGACGCCGCCTCGGGCGTCCTGACGTGGACGCCGACCCAGTCCCAGGCCGGCCCGTCGTACGACGTGACGGTCACCGTGTCCGACGGGGAGGCGGCGGCCACGACGACGGCCACGCTCACGGTCCTCGCCGAGCCGCCCGACCGGGCCCCCGTCTTCTCGGACCCGACCTACGGCGTCCTCGTCGGCCAGGGCGAGGCGGTCGCCGTCGACTACGACGCCGAGGACCCCGAGGGGGCGCCGGTCACCTACGCCCTCGTCTCGGGCCCCGACGGCGCCGCGGTCGACGCCTCGACGGGCGTCGTGACGTGGACGGCCCCCTCGGCCGTTGGCGTGTACCCACTCGTCGTCACGGCGACCGACGGGGCCCTCACGAGCCGCGTGGACCTCTTCGTCGGCGTCCAGGGCGAGGTCGCCCCGGGCCTGCGCCTCGGCCCGCTCCGGGCCGCCGTCCGGGCCGCCTACACGGGGACGACGCTGGGGTACGACCGGGGCCGGGACTCCCTCTACGCCGGGGTCTCGGCGTTCCCCGACGGCGTCGTCCGCGGCGTGTACACCGGGTTCGCGGTCGCCCTCCCCGGAGGGGTCGACCCGAGCGCGTACCTCGCGAACGCCGGGATCAACGCCGAGCACACGTGGCCCCAGTCGATGGGCGCGTCGTCGGAGCCCCAGCGGTCCGACATGCACATCCTGTACCCGGCGAAGTCGAACGTGAACGGGAGCCGGGGGAACAGCCCGTACGGCGAGGTCCCCGACGCCCAGACCCAGACGTGGTACCGGGGCGCCGAGTCCCAGACGACGATACCCACCGACGCCATCGACGAGTGGAGCGAGCGAGGGCCGGTGTACTTCGAGCCCCGAGAGTCCGTCAAGGGCGACATCGCGAGGGCCGTCCTCTACTTCGCGACGGTCTACGAGCCGGCGGCCGACGCCTCGTTCCTGGAGGACCAGCTCGAGACGCTCATCGCGTGGGACGCGGCCGACCCGGCGTCGCCGGAGGAGGCCGTCCGGTCGGGGCTCGTCGCTCGGTACCAGGGGAACGTGAACCCGTTCGTCCTTGACCCCACGCTGGCCGGCCGAGCGTTCGACCCGAAGGACACGGCGGCCGAGGACGCGCCCGGCAGAGCCCTCGCCGTCTCGGTCCGCCCGAACCCGACCGCCACCTCGGCGACCATCGCCCTCGACCTCGCCGAGGCGTCGGCGGTCCGGGCCGAGGCGTTCGACGCGCTGGGCCGGCGGGTGGCCGTCGCGTACGACGCCCCGTTCGCGGCCGGCCGGCACGCTGTAGCCCTCGACGCCTCGGGGCTCCCGGCCGGCATATACGTCGTCCGCGTCGTCGCCGGGGACGAGGTCGTCCCCGTTCCCCTGACTGTCGTCCGCTAG
- a CDS encoding glycoside hydrolase family 2 protein, which produces MSPRSIALALLVTAALPAATQTGHVPLVQHADGRAHEVLDGAWRVVVDPYDVGYRNIFDEPLTTSWFAHDAQETERWDRLEYDFDAADALHVPGDWNSQRPELFLYEGTVWYRRRVRLARAEDERLILRFGAVNARARVFFDGDLLAEHEGGYTPFDVEITDHVGAEAEDHSLVVMANDTRSKAGVPMDNMDWWNYGGITRSVRLLRLPATYVRDYSVQLDPEAPEEIVAWVALDGARLGQRVRVAIPELGAEASAQTDADGVARLRLPFRGERWAPLDPRLYDVVVEAETDRVEDRIGFRTVEVDGVDVLVNGEPVFLRGISIHEEAPFRGGRGLTPDEDRQLLEWATELGCNYVRLAHYPHNEAMVRAADEMGLLVWSEIPAYWALAWDDPATFASADQQLREMITRDKNRAAVVLWSVANETPVSPARTDFLTRLTETARALDPTRLITAAVFADHERQPDGSTVFRVEDPLAEHLDVVGVNEYVGWYDGLPDKIGTIRWEDTVGKPLVLSEFGAGALYGLRGDSLTRWSEDYQAYLYEEQLAMLRDVPFLRGLSPWILMDFRSPRRPLPTIQEFWNRKGLLSERGERKLAFGVLQRFYAEVARDWRPSPTGF; this is translated from the coding sequence ATGTCCCCCCGCTCGATCGCCCTCGCCCTCCTTGTGACGGCCGCCCTCCCCGCCGCCACGCAGACCGGCCACGTCCCGCTCGTCCAGCACGCCGACGGCCGTGCCCACGAGGTCCTCGACGGCGCCTGGCGCGTCGTCGTCGACCCGTACGACGTCGGCTACCGCAACATCTTCGACGAGCCGCTGACCACCAGCTGGTTCGCTCACGACGCCCAGGAGACCGAACGGTGGGACCGCCTCGAGTACGACTTCGACGCGGCCGACGCGCTCCACGTCCCGGGCGACTGGAACAGCCAGCGGCCCGAGCTCTTCCTCTACGAGGGGACGGTCTGGTACCGCCGCCGCGTCCGGCTGGCCCGTGCCGAGGACGAACGGCTGATCCTCCGGTTCGGCGCCGTCAACGCCCGCGCCCGTGTGTTTTTCGACGGCGACCTCCTCGCCGAGCACGAGGGCGGCTACACGCCGTTCGACGTCGAGATCACCGACCACGTCGGCGCCGAGGCGGAGGACCATTCCCTCGTCGTCATGGCCAACGACACGCGGAGCAAGGCGGGCGTGCCGATGGACAACATGGACTGGTGGAACTACGGCGGCATCACGCGCTCGGTGCGGCTCCTCCGCCTGCCCGCGACCTACGTCCGCGACTACAGCGTCCAGCTCGACCCCGAGGCGCCGGAGGAGATCGTCGCCTGGGTCGCCCTCGACGGTGCCCGCCTCGGGCAGCGCGTGAGGGTGGCCATCCCCGAACTCGGCGCCGAGGCGAGCGCGCAGACCGACGCCGACGGCGTCGCGCGCCTCCGCCTCCCGTTCCGCGGCGAGCGGTGGGCGCCCCTCGACCCGCGCCTCTACGACGTCGTGGTCGAAGCCGAGACCGACCGCGTCGAGGACCGGATCGGGTTCCGGACGGTCGAGGTCGACGGGGTCGACGTGCTCGTCAACGGCGAGCCCGTGTTTCTGCGCGGCATCTCGATCCACGAGGAGGCGCCGTTTCGGGGCGGACGTGGGCTCACGCCCGACGAGGACCGCCAGCTCTTGGAGTGGGCGACGGAGCTCGGGTGCAACTACGTCCGCCTCGCGCACTACCCGCACAACGAGGCCATGGTCCGCGCGGCCGACGAGATGGGGCTCCTTGTGTGGAGCGAGATCCCGGCCTACTGGGCCCTCGCCTGGGACGACCCGGCCACGTTCGCCAGCGCCGACCAGCAGCTCCGCGAGATGATCACGCGCGACAAGAACCGGGCGGCCGTCGTCCTGTGGTCGGTGGCCAACGAGACGCCCGTCTCGCCCGCCCGCACCGACTTCCTCACGCGCCTCACGGAGACCGCGCGCGCCCTCGACCCCACCCGCCTCATCACGGCCGCCGTCTTCGCCGACCACGAGCGCCAGCCCGACGGCTCGACCGTCTTCCGCGTCGAGGACCCGCTGGCCGAGCACCTCGACGTCGTCGGCGTGAACGAGTACGTGGGGTGGTACGACGGGCTGCCCGACAAGATCGGGACGATCCGCTGGGAGGACACGGTCGGGAAGCCGCTCGTGCTCTCGGAGTTCGGGGCCGGCGCGCTCTACGGCCTCCGCGGCGACTCGCTCACGCGCTGGAGCGAGGACTACCAGGCCTACCTCTACGAGGAGCAGCTCGCCATGCTCCGGGACGTCCCGTTCCTGCGCGGCCTGAGCCCGTGGATCCTCATGGACTTCCGGAGCCCGCGCCGTCCGCTCCCGACGATCCAGGAGTTCTGGAACCGGAAGGGCCTGCTGTCCGAGCGCGGCGAGCGGAAGCTGGCGTTCGGCGTGCTCCAGCGGTTCTACGCCGAGGTCGCCCGCGACTGGCGGCCCTCCCCCACCGGCTTCTAG
- a CDS encoding Shedu immune nuclease family protein, protein MRVLKPVSTLSVSSRGDHSVLRGVHTHGGLPATLAEPLASSHAAIIHDRRAKRAAAPPASPQGPVELVQIVRSGGAARCDDVVLRETSTTRLVFRAVLVDNAKDAAQPVRGWIVSQRKRKGDEWEDHNEVALSNMRAGEWVKTELRAEEVDKLVRHVGGLYRLYRSGGLPSGKTHFLKLDLQAGESPEDLEGTVRTLLALGRRSGLDTFGKVVDLTLRDEDSAEVVRQLERLEVSTVQKLQSLAGVAALRAALDTWEANEGNTSEEFWQQTFKDNAFILSQAFSVPVLLIQDKAYVGGRELSREGATELDFLYANPITANAACVEIKTPATPLLGTPYRGKSGGRVYGASVELSGALAQVRNYRYRLTTGYSHLRIEREGEFEVAAPRCLIVAGHAGCSLGDDDAKKRSFEALRGGLADIDVITYDELFERVRSLCCLLEGT, encoded by the coding sequence ATGCGAGTACTCAAACCCGTGAGTACATTGTCGGTATCCAGTCGCGGTGATCACTCAGTTCTGCGCGGCGTCCACACGCACGGCGGTCTGCCGGCGACGCTGGCTGAACCGCTCGCCTCGTCCCACGCCGCGATCATCCATGATCGCCGTGCTAAACGAGCCGCGGCCCCGCCAGCGTCGCCCCAAGGTCCCGTGGAGCTTGTCCAGATCGTGAGGAGTGGAGGCGCGGCGCGGTGCGACGACGTGGTCCTTCGTGAGACCTCGACGACCCGCCTCGTCTTCCGGGCCGTCCTCGTCGACAACGCCAAGGACGCCGCGCAGCCCGTCCGGGGTTGGATCGTCTCGCAACGGAAGCGGAAGGGCGACGAGTGGGAGGACCACAACGAGGTCGCGCTCTCGAACATGAGGGCCGGGGAGTGGGTCAAGACGGAGCTCCGCGCCGAGGAGGTCGACAAGCTCGTGCGCCACGTCGGAGGCCTCTACCGGCTGTACCGGTCGGGCGGGCTCCCGTCGGGGAAGACCCACTTCCTGAAGCTAGATCTCCAGGCTGGAGAGTCCCCCGAGGATCTCGAGGGCACGGTCAGGACGCTCCTCGCCCTCGGCCGCCGGTCTGGCCTCGACACTTTCGGGAAGGTCGTCGACCTCACGCTCCGCGACGAGGACTCTGCCGAGGTCGTCCGCCAGCTCGAGCGCCTCGAGGTTTCGACGGTCCAGAAGCTCCAGAGCCTCGCCGGCGTCGCCGCCCTCCGGGCCGCGCTCGACACCTGGGAGGCGAACGAGGGCAACACGAGCGAGGAGTTCTGGCAGCAGACGTTCAAGGACAACGCGTTCATCCTCTCGCAGGCCTTCAGCGTCCCGGTCCTTCTCATCCAAGACAAGGCCTACGTCGGCGGGCGTGAGCTCTCGCGCGAGGGGGCGACCGAGCTCGACTTCCTCTACGCCAACCCGATCACAGCGAACGCGGCGTGCGTCGAGATCAAGACGCCGGCCACGCCGCTCCTCGGCACGCCCTACCGGGGGAAGTCGGGCGGGCGAGTGTACGGTGCGTCCGTCGAGCTCTCGGGCGCCCTGGCCCAGGTCCGCAACTACCGGTACCGTCTGACGACGGGGTACTCCCACCTCCGGATTGAACGCGAGGGGGAGTTCGAGGTGGCCGCGCCCCGCTGCCTCATCGTGGCAGGCCATGCCGGCTGCAGCCTAGGCGATGACGACGCGAAGAAGCGCTCCTTCGAGGCCCTCCGTGGCGGACTCGCCGACATCGACGTGATCACGTACGACGAGTTGTTCGAGCGCGTACGGTCCCTCTGCTGCCTCCTCGAGGGTACATAG
- a CDS encoding EamA family transporter, whose translation MSDDSAAPLGAVLAAFAALYVIWGSTYLGIRFAIETMPPFTMAGVRFLCAGTLIYGWARARGAGPGTRPQWQTAAIVGALLLLGGNGGVTWAEQRIPSGIAALLVASTPMWMVVLDALRPGGERPGPSVVAGLAVGVAGIVLLVGPSDLGGEPVDTVGALAVAAAAFCWAVGSVYQRGAPKADSTLLNVGMQMLAGGTLLLLVGVGLGERLDVSAVSARSALALAYLVLVGAIVGYSAYVWLLKVSSPAKVSTYAYVNPVVAVLLGWALADEPMGPRVIAAGAAVVAAVALITTARTAPARPPSADGTVR comes from the coding sequence ATGTCCGACGACTCGGCGGCGCCCCTCGGGGCGGTCCTCGCGGCCTTCGCCGCGCTCTACGTCATCTGGGGCTCGACGTACCTCGGCATCCGGTTCGCCATCGAGACGATGCCGCCGTTCACGATGGCCGGCGTCCGGTTCCTCTGCGCGGGCACGCTGATCTACGGGTGGGCGCGGGCCCGCGGCGCCGGGCCGGGGACGCGGCCCCAGTGGCAGACGGCCGCCATCGTCGGGGCGCTGCTGCTCCTGGGGGGCAACGGCGGCGTGACGTGGGCGGAGCAGCGGATCCCGTCCGGGATCGCGGCGCTCCTCGTGGCCTCGACGCCGATGTGGATGGTGGTCCTCGACGCGCTCCGGCCCGGCGGCGAGCGCCCCGGCCCGTCCGTGGTCGCCGGTCTGGCGGTCGGGGTGGCGGGGATCGTCCTGCTCGTGGGGCCGAGCGACCTGGGCGGGGAGCCGGTCGACACGGTGGGCGCGCTGGCGGTCGCGGCGGCGGCGTTCTGCTGGGCCGTCGGCTCGGTCTATCAGCGGGGCGCCCCGAAGGCCGACTCAACGCTCCTCAACGTGGGGATGCAGATGCTGGCCGGGGGCACGCTGCTGCTGCTCGTCGGGGTCGGGCTGGGCGAGCGGCTGGACGTGAGCGCCGTCTCGGCCCGGTCGGCGCTCGCGCTGGCGTACCTCGTCCTCGTCGGCGCGATCGTGGGCTACTCGGCGTACGTGTGGCTCTTGAAGGTGTCCTCGCCGGCGAAGGTCTCGACCTACGCCTACGTCAACCCGGTCGTGGCGGTCCTGCTCGGGTGGGCGCTGGCCGACGAGCCGATGGGGCCACGTGTGATCGCCGCGGGCGCGGCCGTCGTGGCCGCCGTCGCGCTCATCACGACCGCCCGGACGGCCCCGGCGCGGCCGCCGTCGGCCGACGGGACGGTCCGCTAG
- a CDS encoding DUF5131 family protein has product MIVLVTVVTAAPLPLALAAALVAAVGMAATKIEWAEETWNPTTGCTRVSPGCDRCYMFSEVESRLQYNVPGKYAAGTAVTLHPRTLDATASVLTPSKVFVNSMSDLLHEAIPDEFVYEVFEAMGRAPWHLYMVLTKRERRLAELGPHLPWGDHVMAGVSVEDAERSYRLDALRECGARRTFVSFEPLLGSVLDADGHVDLTGIDYAIVGGESDSHTPGEAGARPMRPEWAREIRDACAEQGVAFHFKQWGAHDAEGDLVGTKRAGRELDGRTHDDEPEWYAEFMRHACLQAAAAKTSARGARRE; this is encoded by the coding sequence ATGATCGTCCTCGTCACCGTCGTCACCGCCGCCCCCCTCCCGCTCGCACTCGCCGCCGCGCTCGTGGCGGCCGTCGGGATGGCCGCGACGAAGATTGAGTGGGCCGAGGAGACGTGGAACCCGACGACCGGGTGCACGCGGGTCTCTCCCGGCTGCGACCGGTGCTACATGTTCTCGGAGGTCGAGAGCCGGCTCCAGTACAACGTCCCCGGCAAGTACGCAGCGGGGACGGCCGTCACGCTCCACCCCCGGACGCTCGACGCGACGGCCAGCGTGCTCACTCCCTCGAAGGTGTTCGTCAACTCGATGAGCGACCTCCTCCACGAGGCGATCCCGGACGAGTTCGTGTACGAGGTGTTCGAGGCGATGGGCCGGGCGCCCTGGCACCTCTACATGGTCCTGACGAAACGGGAGCGCCGGCTGGCCGAACTCGGGCCCCACCTCCCATGGGGCGACCACGTCATGGCCGGCGTGTCGGTCGAGGACGCCGAGCGCTCGTACCGCCTCGACGCGCTCCGCGAATGCGGGGCCCGCCGGACGTTCGTGAGCTTCGAGCCCCTCCTCGGCTCGGTCCTCGACGCCGACGGCCACGTCGACCTCACCGGCATCGACTACGCCATCGTGGGCGGCGAGAGCGACTCGCACACGCCGGGCGAGGCGGGCGCCCGGCCCATGCGGCCGGAGTGGGCCCGCGAGATCCGCGACGCGTGCGCCGAGCAGGGCGTCGCGTTCCACTTCAAGCAGTGGGGCGCACACGACGCCGAGGGCGACCTCGTCGGGACCAAGCGGGCCGGCCGTGAGCTAGACGGCCGGACCCACGACGACGAGCCCGAGTGGTACGCGGAGTTCATGCGCCACGCGTGTCTCCAGGCCGCGGCGGCCAAGACGAGCGCCCGTGGAGCCCGCCGGGAGTAA
- a CDS encoding ABC-F family ATP-binding cassette domain-containing protein, producing MALLSFDRVRKDYGTKPLLDDVSFVVEADEKVGVIGANGAGKSTLLRLATGAEPPDAGRVIVTPGARIGVLEQRPDLAPGATVLDAVVAGDGPAAQAVRDYEHALARLDRQPDDADAVAAVTRLSARLDAVGGWDLEAQARATLDRLGLEDPDAVVDTLSGGQKKRVALARAIVERPDLLVLDEPTNHLDTETIEWLEGLLRSWTGALLLVTHDRYFLDRVTNRMLEVGGGDVARYVGSYSDYLEQKEAQAEVEAAEEAKRQNLATRELAWLRRGAKARTSKSKARIDRAHALLDAKPEAGPGDIEIDSVATRLGKKVIQLKGVAKGWDGEPLFSGLTYEVARDDRLGLIGPNGSGKTTLLEILAGRLAPDAGTVEVGPTVSVGYYDQESRALAAAQSEGGDQRMIDYVEEIADNVRLSDGAVITAAQMLERFLFPRSQHYTPVGLLSGGERRRLYLLRVLLGAPNVLLLDEPTNDLDIPTLQALEDYLDTFAGAVVTVSHDRYFLDRTVGHLLRLDGDGGVREIPGDYSAWAEIQTREAVAREAKAAARTPAPAPASAPPREESTPGPAKKKLSYNEKRELAMLEERIAAAEARQPELEAELAEHATEADTVVALSKELAELGRQLEADVDRWAELAERA from the coding sequence ATGGCCCTCCTCTCCTTCGACCGCGTCCGCAAGGACTACGGCACCAAGCCGCTCCTCGACGACGTCTCGTTCGTCGTCGAGGCCGACGAGAAGGTCGGCGTGATCGGCGCGAACGGGGCCGGCAAGTCGACGCTGCTGCGGCTGGCGACGGGCGCCGAGCCTCCGGACGCCGGGCGCGTGATCGTGACGCCGGGGGCCCGCATCGGCGTGCTGGAGCAGCGGCCGGACCTCGCGCCGGGGGCGACCGTCCTCGACGCCGTCGTGGCCGGCGACGGGCCCGCGGCGCAGGCCGTCCGGGACTACGAGCACGCGCTCGCCCGCCTCGACCGCCAGCCGGACGACGCCGACGCCGTCGCGGCGGTCACGCGCCTCTCCGCCCGCCTCGACGCCGTCGGCGGGTGGGACCTCGAGGCGCAGGCCCGCGCCACGCTCGACCGCCTCGGCCTCGAAGACCCCGACGCCGTCGTCGACACCCTGAGCGGCGGGCAGAAGAAGCGCGTGGCCCTGGCGCGGGCGATCGTCGAGCGGCCCGACCTCCTCGTCCTCGACGAGCCGACGAACCACCTCGACACCGAGACCATCGAGTGGCTGGAGGGCCTCCTCCGGTCGTGGACCGGCGCGCTCCTCCTCGTCACGCACGACCGGTACTTCCTCGACCGCGTCACGAACCGGATGCTGGAGGTCGGCGGCGGCGACGTCGCGCGGTACGTCGGCTCCTACTCCGACTACCTCGAGCAGAAGGAGGCGCAGGCCGAGGTCGAGGCGGCGGAGGAGGCCAAGCGCCAGAACCTCGCCACGCGCGAGCTCGCGTGGCTGAGGCGCGGCGCCAAGGCCCGCACCTCGAAGTCGAAGGCGCGGATCGACCGGGCCCACGCGCTCCTCGACGCCAAGCCCGAGGCGGGGCCGGGCGACATCGAGATCGACTCGGTCGCCACGCGGCTCGGCAAGAAGGTCATCCAGCTCAAGGGCGTGGCGAAGGGCTGGGACGGCGAGCCGCTCTTCTCGGGCCTGACCTACGAGGTCGCCCGCGACGACCGGCTCGGGCTGATCGGCCCCAACGGGTCGGGCAAGACGACGCTCCTCGAGATCCTCGCCGGGCGGCTGGCGCCCGACGCCGGCACCGTCGAGGTCGGCCCGACGGTGTCGGTCGGCTACTACGACCAGGAGAGCCGCGCGCTCGCGGCGGCCCAGAGCGAGGGCGGCGACCAGCGGATGATCGACTACGTCGAGGAGATCGCCGACAACGTCCGGCTCTCGGACGGGGCGGTGATCACGGCGGCGCAGATGCTGGAGCGGTTCCTCTTCCCGCGCAGCCAGCACTACACGCCCGTCGGCCTCCTCTCCGGCGGCGAGCGGCGGCGGCTGTACCTCCTCCGCGTCCTCCTCGGCGCGCCGAACGTGCTCCTCCTCGACGAGCCGACGAACGACCTCGACATCCCGACGCTCCAGGCGCTCGAGGACTACCTCGACACGTTCGCCGGCGCCGTCGTCACGGTCTCGCACGACCGCTACTTTTTGGATCGCACCGTCGGGCACCTGCTGCGGCTGGACGGGGACGGCGGCGTCCGCGAGATCCCGGGCGACTACTCGGCGTGGGCCGAGATCCAGACGCGCGAGGCGGTCGCGCGCGAGGCGAAGGCGGCCGCCCGCACCCCGGCGCCGGCGCCCGCCTCGGCCCCTCCGCGGGAGGAGTCGACGCCCGGGCCTGCCAAAAAGAAGCTCTCGTACAACGAGAAGCGCGAGCTGGCGATGCTCGAAGAACGGATCGCCGCGGCCGAGGCCCGCCAGCCGGAGCTCGAGGCCGAGCTGGCCGAGCACGCGACCGAGGCGGACACGGTCGTCGCCCTCTCGAAAGAGCTCGCCGAGCTGGGCCGCCAGCTCGAGGCCGACGTCGACCGCTGGGCCGAGCTCGCCGAGCGGGCCTAG
- a CDS encoding tyrosine-type recombinase/integrase, which translates to MARLHRSKGSYYARFHDKTKSPARKTVPLRTRDEAAARAALRRLEVHYAEGRFDPWAPPEAPPTRLSEAVAVFFEAKAHRAPATLRLYHTVLDGLVAHVGDPLLRDVRPRDVLAFLGARDLNDTGRDAYFTRLKAFFRWCRRQGLADDVVTDRVDVPRGPQVFPHWLTRDEFGRLVGAIRSAAGEANEGEVAWLIPFVTVAVYTGLRLGELVGLRWADVDLESRRLVVRNRAAARTKSRRDRSVPLAGPAVRAFESVGRGDREALVFVGAGGGRVNKEYASKAFLRYRRAAGLAEEIHFHSLRHTCASWLVQGGVSLVRVKEVLGHASIQTVMRYAHLAPSTALDEVERALG; encoded by the coding sequence ATGGCACGGCTCCACCGCTCGAAGGGCAGCTACTACGCCCGGTTCCACGACAAGACGAAGTCGCCCGCCCGGAAGACGGTCCCTCTCCGGACCCGCGACGAGGCCGCCGCCCGCGCGGCGCTCCGCCGGCTCGAGGTCCACTACGCCGAGGGCCGGTTCGACCCCTGGGCCCCTCCCGAGGCCCCGCCCACCCGCCTGTCCGAGGCCGTCGCGGTCTTCTTCGAGGCCAAGGCCCACCGGGCCCCGGCGACGCTCCGGCTCTACCACACGGTCCTCGACGGGCTCGTCGCGCACGTCGGCGACCCGCTCCTGAGGGACGTCCGGCCCCGCGACGTCCTCGCCTTCCTCGGCGCCCGCGACCTCAACGACACGGGCCGCGACGCGTACTTCACCCGGCTCAAGGCGTTCTTCCGGTGGTGCCGCCGGCAGGGCCTCGCCGACGACGTGGTGACCGACCGGGTCGACGTCCCGCGCGGCCCGCAGGTGTTCCCGCACTGGCTGACTCGGGACGAGTTCGGCCGGCTCGTCGGCGCGATCCGGTCGGCGGCCGGCGAGGCCAACGAGGGCGAGGTCGCGTGGCTCATCCCGTTCGTCACCGTCGCCGTGTACACCGGGCTCCGGCTCGGGGAGCTCGTCGGGCTCCGCTGGGCCGACGTGGACCTCGAGTCCCGGCGCCTCGTCGTCCGGAACCGGGCGGCGGCCCGGACCAAGAGCAGGAGGGACCGGTCGGTCCCGCTCGCGGGCCCGGCCGTCCGGGCGTTCGAGTCGGTGGGGAGAGGGGACCGCGAGGCGCTCGTGTTCGTCGGCGCTGGCGGGGGGCGGGTCAACAAGGAGTACGCGTCGAAGGCGTTCCTCCGGTACCGCCGGGCGGCCGGCCTCGCCGAGGAGATCCACTTCCACTCGCTCCGCCACACGTGTGCCTCGTGGCTCGTCCAGGGGGGCGTCTCGCTCGTCCGGGTCAAGGAGGTCCTCGGGCACGCGTCGATCCAGACGGTCATGCGCTACGCCCACCTCGCGCCGAGCACCGCGCTCGACGAGGTGGAGCGGGCGCTCGGGTGA